The genomic region ATACAGGCCGGTATAGAACATGACCCCGATGATCACCACCGCCAGGACCGATATGAACTGCCCTTTGGCCTCCTTCAGATCCCGCAGGGATTTTTTCAGGAAGATCAGCATTACCATTCAATCCTTTCAATGGGCAGAGGATTGCGGTTGATTTCCACGGCTTCCACTCTGCCGTTTTTTATTTTGATCACCTTATCCGCCATCTGGGCAATGGAACTGTTGTGGGTAATGATCATCACCGTTTTCTGAAAATCGCGGCTCACATCGTGGAGCAGTTTGAGAATCGCTTTGCCGGTGACATAGTCCAGCGCACCCGTCGGTTCGTCACATAAAAGCAAGGTGGGATTTTTGGCCACCGCTCTGGCGATGGAGACGCGCTGCTGCTCTCCACCGGAAAGCTGGGCCGGGAAATTTTGCATCCGTTCCCCGAGACCGACGCTTTCCAGAATCGCGGCGGCCTGCAGCGGCTCGTCGCAGATCTGTGCCGCGATCTCGACGTTTTCCAGGGCCGTAAGATTGGGCATCAGATTATAGAATTGAAAAATAAAGCCAATGCACTTTCTCCGGTATAAGGTCAGCTCGTTGCGGTTGAACTGCGTTATATCCTGGCCGTTGACCACCACCTCGCCGGAGGTGGCGCTGTCCATACCGCCTAAAATATTGAGCACGGTGCTTTTGCCTGCGCCGCTGGGCCCGAGAACCACCACCAGTTCGCCCTGCCCGACCTCAAAAGAAATTCCGTCCGCAGCTCTGATCCTGATTTCACCCATGATATATTCTTTTACTACCTCCGTAAGCCTGATCATCGGTTCCATTTCCCGCCCTCCTCTATGGAAACATTCTGTTTTGCTGGATTCAGCCCAGCAGCAAAAGTTAGTTTCTTCGAACTTTTGGCCCTATGATTATTGTAAGAGATCTTTTTCCGCTTGTAAATGACCATATGGTCATTATTTAATTATTTTTTAGCTGCATGCGTTATGGCGCATTTCGGGGCACACCCGGCAGCCGGATTCCCCAACCGCTAATCAGGGCTGATCGCGGTACGTTTTGAGCGTCTTAGCGGCAAACAAAAAACGGTCTGAACGAAGATCCATCGTTCAAACCGTTGCTATGCTAGACTGATTAGCCTTTGCTTTGCCTCCCTGTTCTTGCTTTAAGCGCTGCTTCAAGGGACCTGCCAACACATATACGGCCAACTTTTTCCGGAACACCAGGTGCAGGCTTTTCGCCGTAAACAATAATTGCGTCAAATATATATTGCGCCCCCCTTTATACGATGGTGTCTGATACTGTTATTGTTACCGCAGTTCCTTCTCCTTCTGTGCTCTGAATATCAAGCTGTGCGCCTTGCCAACTCTTTACACGCCTGCTGACATTGAAAAAGCCGACTCCGTCGTTTGACGATTCGATGTTCTTTAATTTATTGAGCCGTTCCGGCTGCATTCCTATCCCTGTGTCGCTGATCTTTATGATAATAGTTCCTTCGCTTTTTTGCGCTGATATAAGGACGGTTCCGCCAGCGTACTTTTTGCACAGTCCGTGCTTTATCGCGTTTTCCACCAAAGGCTGAAGGCAAAATGAGGGTATTTCCATGCTTAGCAGCTCCGGTTCAATAGTATATTCAATATTGATTTGCTCACCGAAACGGGCTTTTTCTATGGCAACATAGGCCTTAATCAATTCGATTTCTCTCTCTAAAGATACCAGCATCGATTTATGGTCGACGTCAAAAACAAGCCTTAAATATTTACTAAAATTGATAAGCAGGCTCGCTGCCCTTTCGCTGTCCGTGTAGCAAAACGATACCATCGTGTTGAGTGCGTTATATAAAAAATGAGGCTTGATCTGGGCCTGCAGAAAAGCAAGCTCATTTTTAGCCGCTTCTTCATGGGAACTGGTAATCGCCGCGAAATTATCGTGATAGTGCTGTATCAGCATTTTCGCCATTAAATATGAGCCAACGAACATTAAGCAGGTAATGAATATCTGCATAACCATACGGCTGTCCATATTCCCGGTGACATACATTTTAACGCCAAACAGCATAAGTGAAAGCATACTCGCCAGAAAAACCCAACGAGTTATCTTCACTTTTGAAAAAATTGCCGAAATAAATATGGAAAGCATGAAGGTGCATAGTAAAACGACTGCAATCTCATGAGCCATAATGAGGTAGAAGGAATAGATTACGAGGATAAAGCTGCATAAATACTCTTTGGCCTGAATCGGAACCCGAGCAGAGCGAACCAATAAATCGGCTAGTAAATTCAGGGCACAAATACCTATCGTGGGTGCAATGATAAAGTATTTCAAATAAATATCAGGAGGATTGACAAGGTAATCTCTTGCCCCAAAATACCAGGCGACATGGGCGAAGGCCATTAGAGCAACGCAAATGTACCCGATATTTACGATATAGCGGCACCATTTGATTGAATCCATGGGTGTTTTGATTTTGTATGCGGCGTCTCTGTGTATAACTGCTCTTTTCAACATAGAACATCTCGCCTCTCAAACCTTATCCCTTTGCTAGTCAGAAATAATCTTCACGCTTCCGCTAATATCAGATTTTAAGGTAGTGCATAGTTCCTGTACAAAAAAGATATAACTCCCCCTTACCGGGAAATTATATCTTTCTGGAACAATCGTGAACAAGAAATTTTCGAATTTCCCATGTCGTTACTTAGATCTTTCCCATGCATTTGTTTGGTTGTTTTTTTGCAGCTTCAACTTATATTCATCATTTCCACTGTAAAAATATATTTCATCGCAAGATGGGGATAACTCAACTTGAAATTCGTTTTTAGCACCAATATTACTGTTCAATCCGTATGTTGAATAAAAGGTAATGCGTTTTTTATTGCCGTCTTCACTGGTTTTAAGCGTTCTTACGTACCCCATACTAGTTGCTACACCCACTTTTAGGGTCATTATCTTGCCATCTTCGGATAGTGAGTAATCGACCAGCATAGCACTTGCCATTTTTCCACCAGTACATAAAAACAGCAACCCGATTACTATGATTATTGTAAGTATAGCAATAACTCCTAGTTTCTTTTTCATAGAAGCTTCTCCTTAGATTTATCTCGTGAAAACATATCAAACCTGCGTTTGCGATTCCTGTTCTAAGTATGGGAGCAATAATTTATAATTATTTTAACACTTAGGAAAACAAAAAGAAACCGCTAAATTTCCTGCCGAAATTATCGGTTTCTTTGGCGTCATGATGAAAAAAGTTTTTACGATCATTTGATCTTCAAATTGAATTTATATGTAAATAAGTCATTATCCTAAATTACATCAAGTATCATCTGAATATGTGGAATTCCATCCTCAAGGAATTCTTCCGAAACCTGCTTAAATCCTTGCTGTTCATAGAACTCTTTGGCATATGTCTGTGCTTCTATTTTTATAGCAGCTGCCCCTAACCTATTCTTGGCAACCTTTACTCCTTCTGAGAGGATTCTGCTGCCTATGCCACACCGTCTTTTCACAGCGATCACTCTGCCGATTGATACCTCATTAAAAGAGACGCCCTTATCAACAACTCGTAAATATGCCTGGATTCCGCAATCATCCTTCAGATATATGTGAAATGATTGTTTATCTTTGCCGTCGATCTCCTGATAAGGACAATTTTGTTCAACAACAAACACTGCAACTCTTATTTTAAGAATCTCATACAATTCCTCGGCTGTCAGCTCTTCAAATCTTTTTACTATAAGTTCCATTATTACCCTATCCTTCGTCTTTAAATTCTTGTTTGTCTGTATCGTAGTTATTAAAACCAAGACTGCATCTATAATACCAGATTTTCGGGCATGAAAAAAGATATCTCTTCTATATGCCTCTGACCGGGGATGTGTGACAAGTTTAAAAAGCAAGAACCCCCGTTCGACCACCAGGAGTTCTTGTTTTTATATTAAAGAAAGGAGCAATGACCATCACTACCGCAGCCCACTATACTATATGTCCATAACGAGTAAAACGTGACAACCATATAAAAAGCAGAAGCCCTGTTTCTAATCTCTGATACTTACTTTTCTCTTTTTGATTTTATATATGAGCCGTGGATTATAATCTTTTAGATCTTCAATATTGATATATATTTTAGATCCATTTTCACGTCTACCATAGAAGTGCTTGAAAACAAATCTTATGTATAGATACATGGTCATTACATACAGAGAAGCAAATAAGTAGTACATTTCGAACTTAATTTCGTTCTCTTTTTCAAAGTACCCGTTCAAAAAAAATAAAATATATGCCGTTATTCCTAATATAAAAATAATCATTATAATATGAGTTGTAACTTGTCGTTCAAAATGCTTATACTTTCTCCTTATTATAGCTGATCGTTGCCTTATGTTAATTCTATTAAATGATAAAATAATTAAACTCCAGTCTACTCGCCTATCTCCATTAAAACCAGCATAGTTCCAACACAAGCCAAAAATAGAACCAAATATTGTAACGGCGATAATGAATACTATGCTAGGTACTTTTAAGTTTATCCCTATTCCATACACACAATAGCAAGCCACTGTTACCGAGACCAAAAAATAACAAATTGCGCCCCATCTATGTATTTTAAAAAATAAATCTTTAAACCTATTATCAACCTGATCATATATTTTTTTATTTCCTATTCTTTCCGAAGTATCTATTTCTTTTATGCACTCGAACAACCTAGATGAAATCTTAAGGATTGCGGCAATTGAATAAACAATACAAACTAAAGCTGAAAAAATAAGTGGTACTATTATAACTTGAAGCATTTGTTCATTAGATAAAGGTTCCCGAACAAATAAATCGCTTACAAACATGATCATTTCTGCTAAATAGAATGTTAATAACGCTTCCAAAGGAGCTTGAATAACATTTCCTTTGTGATAATAGATAATATCTCTCAAACTGCACTTTTTACTAATCAAAGAGATCTTTTCAAACCAACTTACGAATTCACTGCTCATTTTCTCCCTCCCATAAGATTTCAGACTATTCCATCTTTCGCTGAGTATCTCATATTCAATCTGTCGAAGTCTCGTGAAAAATGTCCGTAAATAGAAAAGCAGAAGCCCAGCGCATCAAATTTGCACCGGGTTTTTGCTTGCGGAAAGACATTCACTCACTATACTATATGTCCCTACCGTCATCGATGTGACAGGCACCGATTAGTTTTCGGTGCTTTTTTCGTGGGCGATTATCCTATAGACTTACATCAGTAGCAATAGCCTTATGGTTTGAGTATAATTTTGGTAAAAG from Desulfitobacterium chlororespirans DSM 11544 harbors:
- a CDS encoding ABC transporter ATP-binding protein gives rise to the protein MEPMIRLTEVVKEYIMGEIRIRAADGISFEVGQGELVVVLGPSGAGKSTVLNILGGMDSATSGEVVVNGQDITQFNRNELTLYRRKCIGFIFQFYNLMPNLTALENVEIAAQICDEPLQAAAILESVGLGERMQNFPAQLSGGEQQRVSIARAVAKNPTLLLCDEPTGALDYVTGKAILKLLHDVSRDFQKTVMIITHNSSIAQMADKVIKIKNGRVEAVEINRNPLPIERIEW
- a CDS encoding sensor histidine kinase — its product is MLKRAVIHRDAAYKIKTPMDSIKWCRYIVNIGYICVALMAFAHVAWYFGARDYLVNPPDIYLKYFIIAPTIGICALNLLADLLVRSARVPIQAKEYLCSFILVIYSFYLIMAHEIAVVLLCTFMLSIFISAIFSKVKITRWVFLASMLSLMLFGVKMYVTGNMDSRMVMQIFITCLMFVGSYLMAKMLIQHYHDNFAAITSSHEEAAKNELAFLQAQIKPHFLYNALNTMVSFCYTDSERAASLLINFSKYLRLVFDVDHKSMLVSLEREIELIKAYVAIEKARFGEQINIEYTIEPELLSMEIPSFCLQPLVENAIKHGLCKKYAGGTVLISAQKSEGTIIIKISDTGIGMQPERLNKLKNIESSNDGVGFFNVSRRVKSWQGAQLDIQSTEGEGTAVTITVSDTIV
- a CDS encoding GNAT family N-acetyltransferase — its product is MLFKLVTHPRSEAYRRDIFFHARKSGIIDAVLVLITTIQTNKNLKTKDRVIMELIVKRFEELTAEELYEILKIRVAVFVVEQNCPYQEIDGKDKQSFHIYLKDDCGIQAYLRVVDKGVSFNEVSIGRVIAVKRRCGIGSRILSEGVKVAKNRLGAAAIKIEAQTYAKEFYEQQGFKQVSEEFLEDGIPHIQMILDVI